A genomic region of Lycorma delicatula isolate Av1 chromosome 4, ASM4794821v1, whole genome shotgun sequence contains the following coding sequences:
- the LOC142322764 gene encoding uncharacterized protein LOC142322764 → MAVPILIYGSEVWVLRSWNESRIQAAEMRFLRAVKECTRVGQIRNEEIRRQLNMMPILGAFKEYRKKWSDHLLRLPLCRLPSQVRRNKPRGRRDIGRLRKRWIPEQADESHS, encoded by the coding sequence ATGGCCGTGCCTATTCTTATTTATGGTAGTGAAGTGTGGGTTTTGCGGAGTTGGAATGAGTCACGTATTCAGGCTGCTGAGATGAGGTTTTTGAGAGCGGTCAAAGAATGTACTCGAGTAGGTCAAATAAGGAATGAGGAAATAAGAAGACAGCTAAATATGATGCCAATATTGGGTGCATTTAAGGAATATCGTAAAAAATGGAGCGATCATTTATTGCGTCTGCCGCTTTGTAGACTTCCTTCTCAGGTACGGAGAAACAAACCGAGGGGAAGAAGAGATATAGGACGTCTAAGAAAGCGATGGATACCGGAACAGGCCGATGAGTCTCATAGTTAA